A region from the Buteo buteo chromosome 19, bButBut1.hap1.1, whole genome shotgun sequence genome encodes:
- the LOC142042169 gene encoding uncharacterized protein LOC142042169, whose translation MGFLPRSKMAARHDTDGCESSSSSSSKGLTLGCVSELSVAEMTITRSKCPEIRVRPASWGDETCVKMAKPPGASENGVLRSGPYFGSSHQAWFNLVVKKQKPGSLHTLAGGKYSHRPCKPELQRAVYFWLPWGARGSGSEGADGPAPRSPFARASAVAGPIGGSQVPARTRPRQASAHRPAASGPHLPRDALRQRPLPSAAGGALPPRFTPAFRPLTPGD comes from the exons ATGGGCTTTCTGCCCAGGTCTAAGATGGCTGCCAGGCATGACACGGATGGCTgcgagagcagcagcagcagcagcagcaagggacTCACGCTGGGCTGCGTTTCTGAGCTCTCCGTGGCAGAAATGACGATTACCAGATCCAAATGCCCAGAAATCAGGGTGAGGCCAGCGTCCTGGGGAGATGAAACCTGCGTGAAGATGGCAAAGCCACCGGGGGCAAGTGAG aACGGCGTTCTGAGGTCTGGACCGTATTTTGGCTCAAGCCACCAGGCTTGGTTCAACCTGGTCGTCAAGAAGCAGAAGCCTGGGAGTTTACATACATTAGCAGGGGGAAAATACTCGCACAGGCCTTGCAAACCAGAACTGCAGCGGGCTGTTTATTTCTGGTTACCCTGGGGGGCAAGGGGGAGCGGCAGCGAGGGAGCCGACGGGCCTGCTCCAAGAAGCCCTTTCGCGAGAGCAAGTGCTGTCGCTGGCCCCATCGGAGGTTCTCAGGTCCCTGCCAGGACACGGCCCCGCCAGGCCTCGGCCCACCGGCCGGCAGCCAGCGGCCCCCACCTGCCAAGGGACGCCCTGCGGCAGAGGCCTCTGCCCAGCGCGGCCGGGGGTGCCCTGCCTCCCCGCTTCACCCCCGCCTTCCGTCCCCTGACTCCCGGGGACTAA